From a region of the Corallococcus coralloides DSM 2259 genome:
- a CDS encoding CpaF family protein, producing MTMYTESLRAFLKPVLPYLDDESVSEIMINGPTDVWIERKGRLIKTDASFSDEGLLGAARNMAQFVGRPLSEERPRLDARLPDGSRIHVVIPPIARNGTTISIRKFFKDKLTIDSLLKFKSLTKPMARLIEAGIATKLNMLVAGGTGSGKTTLLNIVSSLIPDEERILTIEDSAELQLNQSHIVAFESRPADKFGKGAVDMGDLLHSALRLRPDRIVVGEVRGGEAFHLMQAMNTGHGGSLATTHANTPTDTLRRIESLCLMSSVELPMVAVRAQVASAINFIICCERLHDGSRKTIALSEVLPLNEKGEYRTQDIFVFTPVAKDEHENILGYHAPTGIIPNFIQKARAYGFDDLDDAFFDPATYGVPPPPSFHVGEAYALRWAPSLKHREQGLPDPAHFKEDWAKFEQVLRNAAPDGPVGGPKPAATPPKPAAPPPPAKAAPALRPSLPPRPPPQDDDKTPPPTRNPFAEQEDTRATPASEPLVQVSEDLLAEAPPARNTPPPRRPPPAPARPAPPSNTLRAGATPTRRPPGPPPPPSDDDEDEDDDRPKTELNTSEKTQIRPAPERPRR from the coding sequence ATGACGATGTACACCGAGTCGCTCCGCGCCTTCCTCAAGCCCGTCCTCCCCTACCTGGACGACGAGTCGGTGTCGGAAATCATGATCAACGGCCCCACCGACGTGTGGATCGAACGCAAGGGCCGGCTGATCAAGACGGATGCCTCCTTCTCCGATGAAGGTCTGCTGGGCGCCGCGCGCAACATGGCCCAGTTCGTGGGCCGCCCCCTGTCCGAGGAGCGCCCCCGCCTGGACGCGCGCCTGCCCGACGGCAGCCGCATCCACGTGGTGATTCCGCCCATCGCGCGCAACGGCACCACCATCTCCATCCGCAAGTTCTTCAAGGACAAGCTGACCATCGACTCGCTGTTGAAGTTCAAGTCGCTGACCAAGCCCATGGCGCGCCTCATCGAGGCCGGCATCGCCACCAAGCTCAACATGCTGGTGGCCGGCGGCACGGGCTCCGGAAAGACGACGCTGCTCAACATCGTCTCGTCCCTCATCCCGGACGAAGAGCGCATCCTCACCATCGAGGACTCCGCCGAGCTCCAGCTCAACCAGTCCCACATCGTGGCCTTCGAATCCCGCCCCGCCGACAAGTTCGGCAAGGGCGCCGTGGACATGGGAGACCTGCTGCACTCCGCGCTGCGTCTGCGCCCCGACCGCATCGTGGTGGGCGAGGTGCGCGGCGGCGAGGCCTTCCACCTCATGCAGGCCATGAACACCGGCCACGGCGGCTCGCTGGCCACCACGCACGCGAACACGCCCACGGACACGCTGCGCCGCATTGAATCCCTGTGCCTCATGTCGTCCGTGGAATTGCCCATGGTCGCGGTGCGCGCCCAGGTGGCCAGCGCCATCAACTTCATCATCTGCTGCGAGCGCCTCCACGACGGCAGCCGCAAGACGATTGCCCTGTCGGAGGTGCTGCCCCTCAACGAGAAGGGCGAGTACCGCACCCAGGACATCTTCGTCTTCACGCCCGTCGCCAAGGACGAGCACGAGAACATCCTGGGCTACCACGCGCCCACCGGCATCATCCCCAACTTCATCCAGAAGGCGCGCGCGTACGGCTTCGACGACCTGGACGACGCCTTCTTCGACCCGGCCACCTACGGCGTGCCGCCCCCGCCCAGCTTCCACGTGGGCGAGGCGTACGCCCTGCGCTGGGCCCCGTCCCTGAAGCACCGCGAGCAGGGGCTGCCGGACCCGGCGCACTTCAAGGAGGACTGGGCGAAGTTCGAGCAGGTGCTCCGCAACGCGGCCCCGGACGGCCCGGTCGGCGGCCCCAAGCCGGCGGCGACCCCGCCCAAGCCCGCCGCGCCTCCGCCTCCCGCGAAGGCCGCCCCGGCGCTGCGCCCCTCGCTGCCGCCGCGCCCGCCGCCGCAGGACGACGACAAGACGCCGCCGCCCACGCGCAACCCGTTCGCGGAGCAGGAGGACACCCGCGCGACGCCCGCGTCCGAGCCGCTGGTGCAGGTGTCCGAGGACCTGCTCGCGGAGGCGCCCCCCGCGCGCAACACGCCGCCGCCGCGCCGTCCGCCGCCGGCCCCCGCGCGTCCCGCTCCGCCGTCCAACACGCTGCGCGCGGGTGCCACGCCCACGCGCCGTCCGCCGGGTCCGCCGCCACCGCCCTCGGACGACGATGAGGACGAGGACGACGACCGGCCGAAGACGGAGCTGAACACGTCTGAGAAGACGCAGATCCGCCCGGCGCCGGAGCGTCCGCGCCGGTAG